One part of the Phoenix dactylifera cultivar Barhee BC4 chromosome 4, palm_55x_up_171113_PBpolish2nd_filt_p, whole genome shotgun sequence genome encodes these proteins:
- the LOC103712853 gene encoding protein CONSERVED IN THE GREEN LINEAGE AND DIATOMS 27, chloroplastic isoform X3, with protein sequence MASSLASSVFLCPLAIPKFPSPSPNPNANPNPRRRRKTSGSQSHFSPISACSASSFRNGSPPETECPVPLEQQPVNEYQALSTSFPFSWAAADLRDYCSRLALTGVSFALFVGLPVAAFGTRAVADPEVDGLLSALGTVFTGLLAVTLAVVRMYLGWAYVGNRLLSATVEYEETGWYDGQIWVKTPEVLARDRLLGSFSVVKNLVILPNKKMRKRKEAWLESSSSFRRHRLMVQDASFMASTS encoded by the exons ATGGCTTCGTCCCTGGCCTCATCTGTCTTCCTCTGCCCCCTCGCTATCCCCAAATTCCCCTCTCCATCTCCAAACCCTAAcgctaaccctaaccctagaagaaggagaaagacgAGTGGTTCCCAATCTCATTTCTCTCCGATTTCCGCCTGCTCCGCGTCTTCCTTCCGGAACGGGAGCCCGCCGGAGACGGAGTGCCCCGTGCCGCTGGAGCAGCAGCCGGTGAACGAGTATCAGGCCCTCTCTACCTCCTTCCCGTTCTCCTGGGCCGCCGCCGACCTCCGGGACTACTGCTCCCGCCTCGCCCTCACCGGCGTCTCCTTCGCCCTCTTTGTCGGCCTCCCCGTGGCCGCCTTCGGCACGCGAGCCGTCGCCGACCCTGAGGTCGACGGCCTCCTCTCCGCCCTTGGCACCGTGTTCACTGGCCTCCTCGCCGTCACGCTTGCCGTGGTCCGGATGTACCTCGGCTGGGCCTATGTCGGCAACCGATTGCTCAGTGCCACGGTCGAAT ATGAGGAGACGGGGTGGTACGATGGTCAG ATTTGGGTGAAGACTCCAGAAGTTTTAGCTCGTGATCGTCTTTTGGGTTCATTTTCT GTGGTTAAAAATTTAGTAATTCTGCCTAATAAAAAGatgagaaaaaggaaagaagcatGGTTGGAATCAAGCTCATCCTTCCGGCGACACAGACTGATGGTTCAAGATGCCAGTTTCATGGCGTCCACAAGTTAA
- the LOC103712853 gene encoding protein CONSERVED IN THE GREEN LINEAGE AND DIATOMS 27, chloroplastic isoform X4, translating to MASSLASSVFLCPLAIPKFPSPSPNPNANPNPRRRRKTSGSQSHFSPISACSASSFRNGSPPETECPVPLEQQPVNEYQALSTSFPFSWAAADLRDYCSRLALTGVSFALFVGLPVAAFGTRAVADPEVDGLLSALGTVFTGLLAVTLAVVRMYLGWAYVGNRLLSATVEYEETGWYDGQIWVKTPEVLARDRLLGSFSVITRTTNSRWNQR from the exons ATGGCTTCGTCCCTGGCCTCATCTGTCTTCCTCTGCCCCCTCGCTATCCCCAAATTCCCCTCTCCATCTCCAAACCCTAAcgctaaccctaaccctagaagaaggagaaagacgAGTGGTTCCCAATCTCATTTCTCTCCGATTTCCGCCTGCTCCGCGTCTTCCTTCCGGAACGGGAGCCCGCCGGAGACGGAGTGCCCCGTGCCGCTGGAGCAGCAGCCGGTGAACGAGTATCAGGCCCTCTCTACCTCCTTCCCGTTCTCCTGGGCCGCCGCCGACCTCCGGGACTACTGCTCCCGCCTCGCCCTCACCGGCGTCTCCTTCGCCCTCTTTGTCGGCCTCCCCGTGGCCGCCTTCGGCACGCGAGCCGTCGCCGACCCTGAGGTCGACGGCCTCCTCTCCGCCCTTGGCACCGTGTTCACTGGCCTCCTCGCCGTCACGCTTGCCGTGGTCCGGATGTACCTCGGCTGGGCCTATGTCGGCAACCGATTGCTCAGTGCCACGGTCGAAT ATGAGGAGACGGGGTGGTACGATGGTCAG ATTTGGGTGAAGACTCCAGAAGTTTTAGCTCGTGATCGTCTTTTGGGTTCATTTTCT GTCATCACCAGGACAACTAACTCAAGATGGAATCAGAGATAA
- the LOC103712853 gene encoding protein CONSERVED IN THE GREEN LINEAGE AND DIATOMS 27, chloroplastic isoform X6, protein MASSLASSVFLCPLAIPKFPSPSPNPNANPNPRRRRKTSGSQSHFSPISACSASSFRNGSPPETECPVPLEQQPVNEYQALSTSFPFSWAAADLRDYCSRLALTGVSFALFVGLPVAAFGTRAVADPEVDGLLSALGTVFTGLLAVTLAVVRMYLGWAYVGNRLLSATVEYEETGWYDGQIWVKTPEVLARDRLLGSFSDLDQSFSI, encoded by the exons ATGGCTTCGTCCCTGGCCTCATCTGTCTTCCTCTGCCCCCTCGCTATCCCCAAATTCCCCTCTCCATCTCCAAACCCTAAcgctaaccctaaccctagaagaaggagaaagacgAGTGGTTCCCAATCTCATTTCTCTCCGATTTCCGCCTGCTCCGCGTCTTCCTTCCGGAACGGGAGCCCGCCGGAGACGGAGTGCCCCGTGCCGCTGGAGCAGCAGCCGGTGAACGAGTATCAGGCCCTCTCTACCTCCTTCCCGTTCTCCTGGGCCGCCGCCGACCTCCGGGACTACTGCTCCCGCCTCGCCCTCACCGGCGTCTCCTTCGCCCTCTTTGTCGGCCTCCCCGTGGCCGCCTTCGGCACGCGAGCCGTCGCCGACCCTGAGGTCGACGGCCTCCTCTCCGCCCTTGGCACCGTGTTCACTGGCCTCCTCGCCGTCACGCTTGCCGTGGTCCGGATGTACCTCGGCTGGGCCTATGTCGGCAACCGATTGCTCAGTGCCACGGTCGAAT ATGAGGAGACGGGGTGGTACGATGGTCAG ATTTGGGTGAAGACTCCAGAAGTTTTAGCTCGTGATCGTCTTTTGGGTTCATTTTCT GATTTGGATCAAAGTTTTAGTATATAA
- the LOC103712853 gene encoding protein CONSERVED IN THE GREEN LINEAGE AND DIATOMS 27, chloroplastic isoform X2, giving the protein MASSLASSVFLCPLAIPKFPSPSPNPNANPNPRRRRKTSGSQSHFSPISACSASSFRNGSPPETECPVPLEQQPVNEYQALSTSFPFSWAAADLRDYCSRLALTGVSFALFVGLPVAAFGTRAVADPEVDGLLSALGTVFTGLLAVTLAVVRMYLGWAYVGNRLLSATVEYEETGWYDGQVKPVLSRVKLTLLGLAVSLVVCVLLFINIENSRNPSEDVGERAVAGVYNDASARSFEPDAFCGEPDLS; this is encoded by the exons ATGGCTTCGTCCCTGGCCTCATCTGTCTTCCTCTGCCCCCTCGCTATCCCCAAATTCCCCTCTCCATCTCCAAACCCTAAcgctaaccctaaccctagaagaaggagaaagacgAGTGGTTCCCAATCTCATTTCTCTCCGATTTCCGCCTGCTCCGCGTCTTCCTTCCGGAACGGGAGCCCGCCGGAGACGGAGTGCCCCGTGCCGCTGGAGCAGCAGCCGGTGAACGAGTATCAGGCCCTCTCTACCTCCTTCCCGTTCTCCTGGGCCGCCGCCGACCTCCGGGACTACTGCTCCCGCCTCGCCCTCACCGGCGTCTCCTTCGCCCTCTTTGTCGGCCTCCCCGTGGCCGCCTTCGGCACGCGAGCCGTCGCCGACCCTGAGGTCGACGGCCTCCTCTCCGCCCTTGGCACCGTGTTCACTGGCCTCCTCGCCGTCACGCTTGCCGTGGTCCGGATGTACCTCGGCTGGGCCTATGTCGGCAACCGATTGCTCAGTGCCACGGTCGAAT ATGAGGAGACGGGGTGGTACGATGGTCAG GTGAAGCCTGTGCTAAGCAGAGTCAAGCTTACGTTATTAGGTCTGGCAGTGTCCTTAGTGGTCTGTGTTCTTCTTTTCATCAACATTGAGAACTCAAGAAATCCATCAGAAGATGTTGGGGAACGAGCTGTAGCTGGAGTATACAATGATGCTTCTGCAAGGTCATTTGAGCCTGATGCATTCTGTGGTGAACCGGATTTGTCCTAA
- the LOC103712853 gene encoding protein CONSERVED IN THE GREEN LINEAGE AND DIATOMS 27, chloroplastic isoform X5: protein MASSLASSVFLCPLAIPKFPSPSPNPNANPNPRRRRKTSGSQSHFSPISACSASSFRNGSPPETECPVPLEQQPVNEYQALSTSFPFSWAAADLRDYCSRLALTGVSFALFVGLPVAAFGTRAVADPEVDGLLSALGTVFTGLLAVTLAVVRMYLGWAYVGNRLLSATVEYEETGWYDGQIWVKTPEVLARDRLLGSFSHNWTTCSS from the exons ATGGCTTCGTCCCTGGCCTCATCTGTCTTCCTCTGCCCCCTCGCTATCCCCAAATTCCCCTCTCCATCTCCAAACCCTAAcgctaaccctaaccctagaagaaggagaaagacgAGTGGTTCCCAATCTCATTTCTCTCCGATTTCCGCCTGCTCCGCGTCTTCCTTCCGGAACGGGAGCCCGCCGGAGACGGAGTGCCCCGTGCCGCTGGAGCAGCAGCCGGTGAACGAGTATCAGGCCCTCTCTACCTCCTTCCCGTTCTCCTGGGCCGCCGCCGACCTCCGGGACTACTGCTCCCGCCTCGCCCTCACCGGCGTCTCCTTCGCCCTCTTTGTCGGCCTCCCCGTGGCCGCCTTCGGCACGCGAGCCGTCGCCGACCCTGAGGTCGACGGCCTCCTCTCCGCCCTTGGCACCGTGTTCACTGGCCTCCTCGCCGTCACGCTTGCCGTGGTCCGGATGTACCTCGGCTGGGCCTATGTCGGCAACCGATTGCTCAGTGCCACGGTCGAAT ATGAGGAGACGGGGTGGTACGATGGTCAG ATTTGGGTGAAGACTCCAGAAGTTTTAGCTCGTGATCGTCTTTTGGGTTCATTTTCT cACAACTGGACCACATGCTCTTCTTGA
- the LOC103712853 gene encoding protein CONSERVED IN THE GREEN LINEAGE AND DIATOMS 27, chloroplastic isoform X1, which yields MASSLASSVFLCPLAIPKFPSPSPNPNANPNPRRRRKTSGSQSHFSPISACSASSFRNGSPPETECPVPLEQQPVNEYQALSTSFPFSWAAADLRDYCSRLALTGVSFALFVGLPVAAFGTRAVADPEVDGLLSALGTVFTGLLAVTLAVVRMYLGWAYVGNRLLSATVEYEETGWYDGQIWVKTPEVLARDRLLGSFSVKPVLSRVKLTLLGLAVSLVVCVLLFINIENSRNPSEDVGERAVAGVYNDASARSFEPDAFCGEPDLS from the exons ATGGCTTCGTCCCTGGCCTCATCTGTCTTCCTCTGCCCCCTCGCTATCCCCAAATTCCCCTCTCCATCTCCAAACCCTAAcgctaaccctaaccctagaagaaggagaaagacgAGTGGTTCCCAATCTCATTTCTCTCCGATTTCCGCCTGCTCCGCGTCTTCCTTCCGGAACGGGAGCCCGCCGGAGACGGAGTGCCCCGTGCCGCTGGAGCAGCAGCCGGTGAACGAGTATCAGGCCCTCTCTACCTCCTTCCCGTTCTCCTGGGCCGCCGCCGACCTCCGGGACTACTGCTCCCGCCTCGCCCTCACCGGCGTCTCCTTCGCCCTCTTTGTCGGCCTCCCCGTGGCCGCCTTCGGCACGCGAGCCGTCGCCGACCCTGAGGTCGACGGCCTCCTCTCCGCCCTTGGCACCGTGTTCACTGGCCTCCTCGCCGTCACGCTTGCCGTGGTCCGGATGTACCTCGGCTGGGCCTATGTCGGCAACCGATTGCTCAGTGCCACGGTCGAAT ATGAGGAGACGGGGTGGTACGATGGTCAG ATTTGGGTGAAGACTCCAGAAGTTTTAGCTCGTGATCGTCTTTTGGGTTCATTTTCT GTGAAGCCTGTGCTAAGCAGAGTCAAGCTTACGTTATTAGGTCTGGCAGTGTCCTTAGTGGTCTGTGTTCTTCTTTTCATCAACATTGAGAACTCAAGAAATCCATCAGAAGATGTTGGGGAACGAGCTGTAGCTGGAGTATACAATGATGCTTCTGCAAGGTCATTTGAGCCTGATGCATTCTGTGGTGAACCGGATTTGTCCTAA